A part of Candidatus Acidiferrales bacterium genomic DNA contains:
- a CDS encoding GTP-binding protein, whose product MAKEKFERTKPHVNIGTIGHIDHGKTTLTSAITKVLGKTDPKVAFRSFDSIDNAPEERARGITI is encoded by the coding sequence ATGGCGAAGGAAAAATTTGAGCGGACGAAGCCGCACGTAAACATCGGCACGATTGGCCACATTGACCACGGCAAGACGACGCTGACCTCGGCGATCACCAAGGTCTTGGGGAAGACCGACCCGAAGGTGGCGTTTCGGTCGTTCGATTCGATTGACAACGCGCCGGAGGAGCGGGCGCGGGGGATCACGATT